TACCGCGGTTGCCGGCCCGGCTCAGCGTCATCGAGAAGGTCGACGCGAGCACCGGCATCGAGGTGAACTGCGTGACCAGCTGCGGCAGGGCGACCCCGCCCTGACCGAGCTGCGGCCACTTGGAGATCCAGTACGTGGAGTGCCAGCGGTCGTCCACGCGCCAGTTGCGTACGGACTCGGCGGTACGGCGCTGCGCCGGACCCCCGTTCTGCCCGCGCTGGGCGTTGGCCCGCGGGTTGAGGCAGCTGGACGTCGCGATCGCCTGCACGAGTTCGGCCTCGTCGAGGATCGTCGCCTCGAAGCCCGCGCCCGCAAGACGGCTGGCCAGCTGGTCGGCGATGCGCAGCAGCGCACGCTGCGCACCGGGCACACCGTCGCCGCGCGCCTCGACGGCCTCCGGGCAGAGCTCGGGGTCGAGCTTGAGCGCGACCCACGTCAGCCGCAGCGCCGGGGAACCGGCCTGGGCCTGCACGGGCGCGTACGAACGGGCAGCCACCGACTGCGGCGGAAGGTGCGGCGCCGGAGCGGGCTGGGTGTGCTGGACGACCTGCGCGGAGGCGAGCTTGATCCCGTCGACCTCCAGGCATTCCTGCACCAGATCCAGCGGCAGTTGACGCCGGCCGACGGACGGGCGCAGCGGCTCGTCACCGGGCTGGACGAAGAGGACGGCGGTCAGGAACGTCCCGTCCCCGATCATTCCGATCGAACGGTCGTCCCTGGACACGAAGTTGTACGTACGCAGCGCCGGATCGCACTCGACGGCAGGCGCGAGCCACGGCTCCGTGCCGGGCGGCACGGGCAGTTTGGCCGCGCGCTGACGGCCCTTGAGGGCGCGCGTGGTGTCGTACCACTCGACGAGCGGACGGTGGTGCAGCCGCAGTACGGCAAAGAGCAGCAGCACGGCGGCCACCACGACCGCGGGTGCCACGAGCCACTTCTCGGTGACCCAGGCGCCGACCACGAGAGCGGCGGCGACCTCGAGGAGTACGAGCTGCTGGAGCCGGAGCGGGCCGATGCCGCCGGGCCTCGGCAAGGTGCGCGGCGACGCGGCCAGTACGGCCGAAGGGGCCGGAACCGGGGCCGCGGCCTGCCGTGGTGTGCGGCGATCACGTCGAGAGCGGGTAGCGCTGGTCATCCCCCGGGACATCCCTTTCCGAAGCGGTGCCTTCTCAGCGACCTCTGCTGGGTCCTCTGCGTCGCTCGCAGATGTGAAGCAAGAGACGCATGCGAATGGTCACCGTACAACCCCCGGCCCCCCGCGGGGGCAAGCGGGCAGGGCATAGTAGGGGCCTGCTCGGCTTCACACAGGCCTTAAGTACGTCGCGAAACGGGGAGAACCGGCACACATGGCAACGCGTAAGGATGAGCTCAGCGCCTACTCGTTCGCTCGCAAGCGCACAGTGGCGGCGTTCCTCGCGCCGTCGCCGGGCGGTTCCGAGGAAGGTGCACCGCGGCCGTTCAAGACGGTCATGCCCAGTCTGATCGTGGGGGTGATCCTGGTCGTGGGCTGCGTCGGCTGGGGTGTGATCAAGCCTTCCGCGCCCAAGGGCTGGGACGAACCGGGGAAGTACATCATCGTCGACTCCGACTCGACGACCCGATATGTCGTGCTCCCGGACAAGGGCCCGGGCGGCAAGAAGGTGCCCACGCTGCACCCGGTCCTCAACTACGCCTCGGCGAAGCTCCTGCTCGACAAGGGCAAGGGCGAGGTCCTGGAGGTCAAGGGCTCGGAGATCGACAAGAGCGGGATCGCGCACGGCTCGACGCTCGGCATTCCGTACGCGCCCGACCGGCTGCCGACTGCCGGGGACGCGGAGAAGGCGAAGGTCTGGGCGGTGTGCGAGCGGCCCTCGGTCGGGACGGGCACCAACATCGACCGCGCGGTGTTCGTACTGAACGAGAAGGAAGCCTCGGCCGTCACCGACCAGAAGAAGGGCGCGCTGGGACCGGCGGACGTCCTGTACGTGGTCGACTCCAGCACGACGGACGGCACGCACCCCGGTGCGCAGTACATCATCGACAGCAACGGCTCGAAGTTCCTGGTGGGCGACCCGACGGCCGTGCCCAACACCCTGCCCGGAACCACGCAGGAACAGCTGCGTACCGCGGTCATCGGCGGTGCGGCCGACCCGCAGAGGGTCAGCAAGGAGTGGCTGGCCTCGCTGAACGACGGCGGTCACATCGAGTTCCCGACGATCCCGGGACTCGGCGAACAGACCTCGATGCAGGGCATGCCCGACAAGGCGCGGACCGTCGGCATGGTCCTCCAGTCGCAGGACACTTCGGGGACCCAGTTCTATGTGGTCCTGAAGGACCACGTCGCCAGGGTGTCGCCGTTCGTCGCACAGCTGCTCCGGGGGCTCCCCGACGCCTCGAAGCTGTACGCGGACGCCTCCACGGACCCCGTGAAGGTGAGCGCGACGGACCTGATCAAGGCCAACGGCGGCTCGATGGACGTCTTCGAGGCCGGGAAGGGCTGGCCCAAGCTGAGCCCGAAGTGGGCGAACACCTCGGCGCCGACGGAGGGGGCGAAGGCGCACGACACCGCGTGCAGCGTCTACAAGGGCACGCCCGACCCGGCCACCAAGAAGCCGCTGCTGACGGCGTGGGCCGGATCGTCGTACCCGAAGAACGTGTCCGCCGAATCACTCAACGCCTATGTGTCCTCGGGCTCGGGGCTGCTCTTCACGGAGCTGTCCGGTACGGCGGAGGGGGGTGGCGCGAAGTATCTGCTCACGGACACCGGGCTGCGCTACGCACTGCCGTCGGGCAACGACTCCACGAAGAAGAACGGGTCGACCACGACGTCGCCGTCCACTGGCGAGGACGCCTCGGAGACGGACAAGGCGAGGGCACGACTGGGGTACGAAAAGACCACGGACTCGGCGCCCGTACCGGCGACCTGGGCCGAATTCATCCCCAAGGGACCGACGCTCGACACCGGTGCGGCAGCCCAGCCGCAGAGTCAGTGAGGTCCAACAGCCTTACCCGCGTGACGACTTGGGCATGTTCACTGCAAGCCGGTCACGTGACTGTGTGAAATCTGTAACTGATCGCATCTGCCCATAGCTGTGTGACAGACGGGCGATAGAGTGAGCACAGAGCTCATTGACGTGAAGCTTATTCCGGGGGCTGACAACGGCTACCCGGTCACCAACGAAGCATGGGGGAAGGTGCACCATGGCCGGCCAGTTTCAGGTAACTGAGGACGAACTCCGCGTCCTCTCGGGGAAGATCGACACCGTTCGGGGTCAGATCCAGGGCGAGATTTCGCGGCTCAACGGCGTGATCGACCAGATCGCGTCCGGATGGAAGGGCGAGGCGGCGACCTCGTACCACCAGCTGCAGAACCGCTGGAACGAGGACGCTCGCAAGATGAACGGCATCCTGGGCGACATCAAGGACGCCGTGGACTCGACGCGTACGAACTACAACGCGTCCGAGGACCAGCAGAACTCTGAGATCAGCAAGATCATGTCCGACTTCGGCTGATCTGCCCGCTCTTCACAGCACTGCCATCGAACGTACCGACTTCCTTCTTCTGTAAAGGAGCATTGGCGATGCCCATTCTCGTCAATTTCGCCACCATCACCCAGGCGTCGCAGGACGTCTCGGGTACCGCCCAGCGCATCAAGCAGCAGCTCGATGACCTGGAGGCGTCCGTCAAGCGCGTCGCCAACACCTGGGAAGGCGAGGCCCAGCAGGGCTACCAGGCCAAGCAGCAGCAGTGGGACACCACCGCCGCCGACCTGCACGCCACCCTGCTGAAGATCTCTTCCGCGCTGCAGAACTCGGCCGACAACTACCAGGCGACGGAGAAGAGCAACGCCGCCACCTGGGGCTGAGCAAGTCATGGACGTGGGTCGACCCGGTCAGCGCTGCTGCCGGGTCGACCCACGTCTGTCGGTAGGCACTTCACCTTTCACGCAAGCCCTGGGAGTCCTGAACATGGGGGTCCTGATGCCCCGTACGAGTGGAACCCGCGCACTGCAGCGGGTCTTTGGCGTACTCGCGGCCACGGGAGCCTGCCTGGCGGCAGTCCCCGCAGCGTCCGCCGCCGCCTCCGACAAGCACGACAAACCTGACTTCGGCCTGGCCTCCAGCTCCGAATGCGTCTTCGGCGGCGGCAACATCAAGCCCACGCCGTGGTCGCTGCAGCGCATCCTCCTCGACCAGCTCCGTGAGGAGTCGAAGGGCGCGGGTGTCACGGTGGCGGTGATCGACACCGGCGTGGACAAGGGAAACGATCAGCTGGCCGGGGCGCTGGCCCCCGGCGGCAGGGACTTCGTGGGCAGCACGGACGGCACCGTGGACCTCGAGGGCCACGGCACCCGGGTCGCGGGCATCATCGCGGCGCGCCCGGCCAAGGGCAGCGGCTTCGCGGGGCTTGCTCCGGAGGCCAAGATCCTGCCGCTCCGGTACACGGGCAGCGGCAGCGACGATCCGAAGAAGCAGGGCAACTCGGGCACGATGTCTGCCGCGATCGATTACGCGGTCAGCAAGCACGCCTCGATCATCAACATCTCCTCGGACACGGTGAAGCGCCAGGACAATGCGCAACTGCGGGCAGCAGTGGCGCGGGCGGTGACTGCGGGAGCCCTGATCATCGCGGCGGCGGGCAACGAAGGCGCGGACGGCAATCAGCTGGCCACCTATCCGGCGTCGTACGAGGGGGTCCTCGCGGTAGGTGCCTCCGACCGCAACGACGAGAGGGCGTTCTTCTCGCAGTCGGGCAAGTTCGTGGACGTGGCGGCGCCCGGCGTAGGCATGATCTCGACGGTCCCCAAGGGCGGCCAGTGCACGGCCGACGGCACGAGCTTCGCGGCCCCGTACGTGGCGGGCGTGGCAGCCCTGCTGAAGTCCAAGCACCCGGACTGGACGGCGAAGCAGCTCACCACACGCATAGAGGAATCAGCCAAGCGCACGGGCCGCGGCCCGAACCAGTTCCTCGGCTGGGGCGTCGTGGACCCGATCGCGGCCCTGGGTGACGACTCCGAGCCGGCGGACGACGCGGTCATGGACCCCAAGCCCGACGTGGTGGCGGGCCAGGTGGTCCCGATGTCGGTCACGATGGGCGAGACCCAAGCCGAACGCGATCGGCGGACGGCGATGTACGTGATGGGCGGATCGCTGGTGCTGGTGCTGACGGTGGCCGGCAGCGGTGTGGTGGTCCGCGACTGGCGACGGAAGCAGACGCGGGCTGCGGGTGCGGGCACGGGTTCGCTGTAGTCGTCTGGCAACAAAGACATATAGGTAACAGGGGAGAGGAAACGGGGTTATGGCGGGCGACGGTAGCGGGATGCGGGTCGATCTCAGCGCGATGGATGAGGTCATCCGGAAGCTCTGGGGACTGCTCGACGAGATGGACACTGCGGGGACGACGGCGAAGTACAACACGGAGATCCCGGCGACGGCTCTGGGGCACGAGTCGTTCAAGGAAGCGGCGAAGCTTCACGCTGCACACGGCGAGATGAAGACCAGTATCGAGGCCATGATCAAAAAGCTGCACGGGCTGATCGACGAGTTCGGCACGAGCACCTCGAAGGTCAGGGACAAGTACAGCGAGCAGGAAAACGCGAACAAGACCCAGATGGGGGGCAACTCCGGTGGCCCCAAGACGAAGCCCGGACTTGAGTAAACGCATTCCTGGCTAGGGCCACTGACGGAGGGGAAGTTCAATGGCATACGGATACACGACGCCTCAGCAGCAAGAGGCGATCCGGAAGGCGAATGAGGAAAGGCTTCAGAAGGAGCACGACGAGAAGCTGGAGGAGCAGCCGAACGGTGGAATGGACCGTCCCACCGGGCTGGACACCAACTTCATGGAGTACTCGATCAAGGGCTTGAAGCGCATGGTCGAGGATGCAGATCCGGGCAAGATCCTCGAGATCAGCCAGCACTGGAAGTCGGTCCACCACACCCTTTCCGGCGGCGAGGGAGACAAAACGGGGCGAGTGGACGGCGTGTCTGCCGGGGACAGCGTCGCCGGGATGCTGGACAAGGCAGTTTCGAACGTCCTTGAGCACTGGGAGGGGCAGGCAGCCCAGGCCTTCCAGAGGAAGGCTCAGGAAGTTTCCACCAGCATCCGCAATGCTGCCGCGTACGCCAGCCTGACAGCAGGGCAGATGGATGCGGTCCAGAACGACCTGCGCCAGGCCAAGGAGACGATGCGGAGCATCAAGGAGCCTGGATTCTGGGACAAGGTCGGCGACAAGCTTTCCGACTACGACCGCGACGACACGCAGATGCAGAAGGACCTTGCGAACGGAGTCGACGCGAAGGCTGCGGCTGCGGCGAACGCGGACCGGCTCTCGGCCACCAAGGAGAGGCAGCTGCAGGCCGTCTCCGTGATGGAGAGTCTTGGGTCGAACTACCAGACGTACGCGAAGAACATCAAGACAGACAACATTGACCAGCAAAAGCCCATCACCCCGCCGAACAACCAGGTGACGGTGCCGCCGCCGGTCCACATCCCGACTTCCAATGCCAAGGTGCCGGGGAAGGCGGGTACGACGGACAAGTGGAGTTCGGGTCAGGTCAAGCCTGTTCAGACCGCCCCGACGGTTCCGCACGACTCAAGCCTTCCGCCGGCCCACACGCTCCCGTCGACGGGTAGTCACGACATCGGCAGCTACACGCCGCCGTCAGTCGGAACCAGCGTCGACGGCATCACCACGCCGACACCCACCACCGGAATCGGTAGTGGCGGCATCGGCAGTGGCGGCGGTGGCGTCGGTGGAGGTGTCGGAACAGGTGGCCTCGGCGGTGGCGGCGTCGGTGGAGGATCCGGTTCTGGCTTCGGCGTTGCCGGTGCAGGCGGTCTGGCCGGCGGCATGGCAGCCGGTGCCGGTGGTCGTGGCGGCGGCGTCGGTGGCGCCGCAGGTGCGGGCCGAGGTGGTGCCGCTGCTGGCCGTGGAATGGGCGGAATGGGCGGCGGCGCCGGTGCGGGTGCACGCGGTGGCGCTTCCGGAGCTGGTGGCCGAGGGGCACTTGCCCGGGCCCGTGGCGGCGCGGTCGGCGCAGCCAAGGGAGTCACCAACAAGACCGGCGCAGGTGCCGGTTCCGGTCTGCACGGCAGCCGCGGCGGCTCGCAGCGTGGAGCGTCGGGCGCAGGCGGCATGGGCGGCGCTGCTGGCCGCGGCAAGGGCAAGAAGGGCCAGGGCGAGGGCAGCGATCGTCCGGACTACCTGGTCGAGGACGAGGAGACCTGGATCTCCGAAGAGCAGGGCCGGATCGTACCGCCCACCATCCAGTAGGTGAACGAGCAGCCCACCCGGCAAGCGCTGGGTGGGCTGCTCGCTGGCGTGACCAGTTGTAGTTGAGTGAGGAGCAAGGAATGGGTTTCAAACGAGTCTGGCCCACGACGGGAGTTGTGGCCTTGACGGGAGCCTTGCTCCTTGGTTCAGCCACGAGTGCGTCGGCGGACTACATCAGGGACAAGCAATGGCCTTTGACGGCGTTCAACGCCAAGAAGGTCTGGACTGTGTCGCAAGGGCAGGGCGTGACGGTCGCCGTTGTGGACTCCGGAGTGGTCGGAACCCATCCTGACCTCACTGGGCAGGTACTGCCGGGGAAGGACTTTACGGGCGCAGGGAATCCTAACGAGGACACGCTCGGCCACGGCACGTCAATGGCTGGCATCATTGCGGCTCATGGGCATGGTGCAGGAAATGCCGATGGAGTGATGGGGCTGGCACCAAAGGCAAAAATCTTGCCAGTGCGAGTCACCACCCCGGACAATGACAATCCGGAAACCAATTGGGCACCGGCTGTCCGCTACGCGGTGGATGCCGGCGCCAAGGTGATCAACCTCTCCTTCGCCGCTTCAAACGGATCGTCAACTTCCAAGGGTGCGGAAGCAATTGCTTACGCGCAGCAGCATGATGTCGTTGTGGTGGCCGGTGCCGGAAACGATGGGATCGATAACATTGGGTTTCCGGCGTCCCTCCCCGGGGTGGTGTCCGTAGGGGCCGTCGACGAATCATTGAAGGTCGGTAATGACTCGAACTGGGGCAAGGGTCTCGTTCTGACTGCTCCGGGCGTAAAGAACATCGTCGTGGCGCCAAATCAGCCAAACGGCTATGCGGAAGCTACGGGTACTTCAGACTCGACGGCCTACGTATCGGCTGAAGCCGCTCTGCTGCGTGCCAAGTTCCCGAATTTGACGGCCGGGCAGATCATCAACCGGATGATCAAGTCGGCGACGTACGGCGACAATGCTGTATCGAAGAAGCCTGACGAGAAGCTTGGCTACGGGATGATCCGCCCGTATTCCGCGCTTACCATGGACATCCCGGCTGGTCCGAAGGAAGGTCCCCTCGCGCAGTCGCCCGTTGCGTCGAAGTCCGCAGCGAATCCGGAGAAGTCGGATACTCCCAAGAAGGACTCGTCCTCTTCATCATCGGACGACTCTTCGTCGGTGAGCCCGATCGCGATCGTCGCCGGCATCGCAGTAGTCGTGGTGATCGCCATTATCGTCGTGGTCATCATCCGTCGCCGTAACCGCGGTGGCCCGGGCGGCCCCGGCGGCGGCACCCCTGCACAGGGTTACGGCGGCTACCCGAATCAGCCGCAGTACCCGGCCAATGCTCCAGGCCAGGCGCCGCAGAATCCCCCCTACGCCCAGCAGCCCCCGTACCAGGGTCAGTAGTGCATTTCAGTGGTTGATTGAGGAGTAAGGAATGGGCGTCAAGCGAGTCTGGGCCGCGACGGGAGTTGTGGCCCTGACGGGAGCCTTGCTCCTCGCTTCGGCTCCGATGGCGTCGGCCGACTACATCCGGGACAAGCAGTGGATTTTGAAGGCGTTCGACGCCGAATCTGTTTGGTCCCAGAGCAAAGGCCAAGGCGTGACGGTCGCAGTGGTCGACACGGGAGTGGACGGAAGTCATCCAGACCTGACTGGGCAGGTGCTTCCAGGCAAGGACTTCCTCAGTGCCGGTGGCAGTGCGCACAGGGACCTCGATGGCCACGGAACCTCCCTGGCCAGTGAGATTGCGGGGCATGGCCACGGCGCCCACCATGCAGACGGTGTGATGGGGCTTGCGCCTGCTGCGAAGATCCTTCCACTTCGGATTTCGTCCAATGGCAAGGATATTCACGACGCTACTTGGGCCCCGGCGGTTCGGTACGCAGTCGATCATGGCGCCAAGGTCATCAATCTGTCCTTTGGTGGCGGCGGGACCAGGCCCGGCTCTGATGGCGCTGAAGCGGTTGCGTACGCGCAGGCGCACGATGTTGTCGTAGTCGCGGGTTCGGGAAATGACGGGCATGACTCGATTTCTTACCCGGCTGCCCTCCCTGGGGTGGTTTCCGTTGGCGCCGTTGACGGCAAGGCGAATGTCTGGGACGACTCCAACTACGGCCATGGTCTTACCATTACCGCCCCCGGTGTAAATATCGTGGGGGCCAAGACCTCCAGTCCCAGCGGTTACGCAGAGGGATCGGGTACATCCGATTCGACGGCCTATGTTTCGGCTGCAGTGGCTCTCGTGCGGGCCAAGTTCCCCGATCTGACTGCTGGGCAGGTCATCAACCGGCTCATCAAGTCGACGACGTACGGCGGCAACACGATCACCAAGAAGCCGGACGACAAGTTCGGCTACGGAATCCTGCGCCCGTACTCGGCGCTCACCATGAGCATCCCCGCAGGGCCCAAGGAAGGACCGCTCGGGCAGGCGCCGGCGGCCAAGGAGTCCGGAGGGGCTCCCGGCACCGACAGGTCGACCGACCGCAACTCCGAGGAGTCGGCTGCCTCGTCGAGCAGTCCGTCCTCGGGGGCCCTGCTCGCCATCGTCGGCGGGATCGCGGCTGTCGTGGTCATCGGCATCGGCATCGTCGTTGCGGTCATCATCCGTCGCCGCAATCGTGGCGGCCCGGGCGGCCCGGGCGGCCCTGGCGGTGGCACGCCCGTCCAGGGCTACGGCGGCTACCCACACCAGCCGCAGTACCCGGCTCACGTGCCGGGGCAGGCTCCGCCGAATCCCCATCCGTACGCCCAGCAGCCCCCGCAGGGCTATCCCCAGCAGCCCCCGTATCAGGGTCTGTAGGGCTGGAACAGTTCAATACTCGAGGAGCGCGGCGCAATGGCCGTAAACGGTCCAATTCCGGGGACACCGGGGCCCTATGGGCAGTCGCAGCCGGGGTACGGGCCGCCGCAGCCGGCTGTGCCCCCACAACAGGGGTACGCGTACCCACCGCAGCCGCAGCCTGCGATGCCGCCACCTCCTGGATATGGCTATGGCCAACCGAACCCGATCGGGCCGCCGCGTCCGCCCAAGAAGAGAACAGGGCTCATCCTGACGCTGGTTCTGGCGTTGGTAGTCCTGGCCGGAGCAGGCGGCGTCGGCGCCTGGTATCTGACCAGGAGCTCGTCCGTCCAGCCCTTCTGGACCGTGAAGACGAACGCCTCTTGGATCGGTAACCACCAGGAGACGCAAGGTACTTGGTTCACCGGCAAGGCCGTGGTGCAGACCCTGGCCGACGGGGTGACGGCGTACGACCTGAAGAGCGGCACGCAGCTCTGGACGACACCGCTCCCTGGCGCCGGCAACCATGCATGCCTCGCACCGTCGGACTCGTACGGCGGGATTGGTGTCGTCGCCTACGGCGGGAAGCACGAAGGCGCTTGGGCTGGGTATGCGTGCGATCACGTTGCCGCGTACAACCTCGACACCGGCAAGGTGGTCTGGAGTAAGTCGCTCAACTTCACCTTCAAGGCCAATGACGTCGATCCAGTTGACCGTGACCAGGTTTCGGTGGCTCGCTCGCGTGGTGTTGTGGTCGTCCGCACCAACAAGGAGAGCATCGCGCTGCGGATCGCCGACGGCACCTCTGCCTGGAACCCGGAACGGGCAGCCACAGGCGGCTGCAATGCCGGTTCGTACACCGGAGGCGAGCTCCTCGTCCGAGTGCAGCGC
The sequence above is drawn from the Streptomyces sp. NBC_01465 genome and encodes:
- the eccE gene encoding type VII secretion protein EccE yields the protein MTSATRSRRDRRTPRQAAAPVPAPSAVLAASPRTLPRPGGIGPLRLQQLVLLEVAAALVVGAWVTEKWLVAPAVVVAAVLLLFAVLRLHHRPLVEWYDTTRALKGRQRAAKLPVPPGTEPWLAPAVECDPALRTYNFVSRDDRSIGMIGDGTFLTAVLFVQPGDEPLRPSVGRRQLPLDLVQECLEVDGIKLASAQVVQHTQPAPAPHLPPQSVAARSYAPVQAQAGSPALRLTWVALKLDPELCPEAVEARGDGVPGAQRALLRIADQLASRLAGAGFEATILDEAELVQAIATSSCLNPRANAQRGQNGGPAQRRTAESVRNWRVDDRWHSTYWISKWPQLGQGGVALPQLVTQFTSMPVLASTFSMTLSRAGNRGTSLTGHVRITGRGEDELTNIRQELERTANAAKVGLVRLDREQVPGVLATLPLGGTY
- the eccB gene encoding type VII secretion protein EccB, coding for MATRKDELSAYSFARKRTVAAFLAPSPGGSEEGAPRPFKTVMPSLIVGVILVVGCVGWGVIKPSAPKGWDEPGKYIIVDSDSTTRYVVLPDKGPGGKKVPTLHPVLNYASAKLLLDKGKGEVLEVKGSEIDKSGIAHGSTLGIPYAPDRLPTAGDAEKAKVWAVCERPSVGTGTNIDRAVFVLNEKEASAVTDQKKGALGPADVLYVVDSSTTDGTHPGAQYIIDSNGSKFLVGDPTAVPNTLPGTTQEQLRTAVIGGAADPQRVSKEWLASLNDGGHIEFPTIPGLGEQTSMQGMPDKARTVGMVLQSQDTSGTQFYVVLKDHVARVSPFVAQLLRGLPDASKLYADASTDPVKVSATDLIKANGGSMDVFEAGKGWPKLSPKWANTSAPTEGAKAHDTACSVYKGTPDPATKKPLLTAWAGSSYPKNVSAESLNAYVSSGSGLLFTELSGTAEGGGAKYLLTDTGLRYALPSGNDSTKKNGSTTTSPSTGEDASETDKARARLGYEKTTDSAPVPATWAEFIPKGPTLDTGAAAQPQSQ
- a CDS encoding WXG100 family type VII secretion target, encoding MAGQFQVTEDELRVLSGKIDTVRGQIQGEISRLNGVIDQIASGWKGEAATSYHQLQNRWNEDARKMNGILGDIKDAVDSTRTNYNASEDQQNSEISKIMSDFG
- a CDS encoding WXG100 family type VII secretion target; amino-acid sequence: MAMPILVNFATITQASQDVSGTAQRIKQQLDDLEASVKRVANTWEGEAQQGYQAKQQQWDTTAADLHATLLKISSALQNSADNYQATEKSNAATWG
- the mycP gene encoding type VII secretion-associated serine protease mycosin, yielding MPRTSGTRALQRVFGVLAATGACLAAVPAASAAASDKHDKPDFGLASSSECVFGGGNIKPTPWSLQRILLDQLREESKGAGVTVAVIDTGVDKGNDQLAGALAPGGRDFVGSTDGTVDLEGHGTRVAGIIAARPAKGSGFAGLAPEAKILPLRYTGSGSDDPKKQGNSGTMSAAIDYAVSKHASIINISSDTVKRQDNAQLRAAVARAVTAGALIIAAAGNEGADGNQLATYPASYEGVLAVGASDRNDERAFFSQSGKFVDVAAPGVGMISTVPKGGQCTADGTSFAAPYVAGVAALLKSKHPDWTAKQLTTRIEESAKRTGRGPNQFLGWGVVDPIAALGDDSEPADDAVMDPKPDVVAGQVVPMSVTMGETQAERDRRTAMYVMGGSLVLVLTVAGSGVVVRDWRRKQTRAAGAGTGSL
- a CDS encoding WXG100 family type VII secretion target, producing MAYGYTTPQQQEAIRKANEERLQKEHDEKLEEQPNGGMDRPTGLDTNFMEYSIKGLKRMVEDADPGKILEISQHWKSVHHTLSGGEGDKTGRVDGVSAGDSVAGMLDKAVSNVLEHWEGQAAQAFQRKAQEVSTSIRNAAAYASLTAGQMDAVQNDLRQAKETMRSIKEPGFWDKVGDKLSDYDRDDTQMQKDLANGVDAKAAAAANADRLSATKERQLQAVSVMESLGSNYQTYAKNIKTDNIDQQKPITPPNNQVTVPPPVHIPTSNAKVPGKAGTTDKWSSGQVKPVQTAPTVPHDSSLPPAHTLPSTGSHDIGSYTPPSVGTSVDGITTPTPTTGIGSGGIGSGGGGVGGGVGTGGLGGGGVGGGSGSGFGVAGAGGLAGGMAAGAGGRGGGVGGAAGAGRGGAAAGRGMGGMGGGAGAGARGGASGAGGRGALARARGGAVGAAKGVTNKTGAGAGSGLHGSRGGSQRGASGAGGMGGAAGRGKGKKGQGEGSDRPDYLVEDEETWISEEQGRIVPPTIQ
- the mycP gene encoding type VII secretion-associated serine protease mycosin, with amino-acid sequence MGFKRVWPTTGVVALTGALLLGSATSASADYIRDKQWPLTAFNAKKVWTVSQGQGVTVAVVDSGVVGTHPDLTGQVLPGKDFTGAGNPNEDTLGHGTSMAGIIAAHGHGAGNADGVMGLAPKAKILPVRVTTPDNDNPETNWAPAVRYAVDAGAKVINLSFAASNGSSTSKGAEAIAYAQQHDVVVVAGAGNDGIDNIGFPASLPGVVSVGAVDESLKVGNDSNWGKGLVLTAPGVKNIVVAPNQPNGYAEATGTSDSTAYVSAEAALLRAKFPNLTAGQIINRMIKSATYGDNAVSKKPDEKLGYGMIRPYSALTMDIPAGPKEGPLAQSPVASKSAANPEKSDTPKKDSSSSSSDDSSSVSPIAIVAGIAVVVVIAIIVVVIIRRRNRGGPGGPGGGTPAQGYGGYPNQPQYPANAPGQAPQNPPYAQQPPYQGQ
- the mycP gene encoding type VII secretion-associated serine protease mycosin, with amino-acid sequence MASADYIRDKQWILKAFDAESVWSQSKGQGVTVAVVDTGVDGSHPDLTGQVLPGKDFLSAGGSAHRDLDGHGTSLASEIAGHGHGAHHADGVMGLAPAAKILPLRISSNGKDIHDATWAPAVRYAVDHGAKVINLSFGGGGTRPGSDGAEAVAYAQAHDVVVVAGSGNDGHDSISYPAALPGVVSVGAVDGKANVWDDSNYGHGLTITAPGVNIVGAKTSSPSGYAEGSGTSDSTAYVSAAVALVRAKFPDLTAGQVINRLIKSTTYGGNTITKKPDDKFGYGILRPYSALTMSIPAGPKEGPLGQAPAAKESGGAPGTDRSTDRNSEESAASSSSPSSGALLAIVGGIAAVVVIGIGIVVAVIIRRRNRGGPGGPGGPGGGTPVQGYGGYPHQPQYPAHVPGQAPPNPHPYAQQPPQGYPQQPPYQGL